From the genome of Plasmodium malariae genome assembly, chromosome: 9, one region includes:
- the PmUG01_09010800 gene encoding fam-l protein produces the protein MMKEKITFLFFKKISIFILLSWICHINTYTSRHNKSFFECDKHLSKLYARNYRLLAKYKQDKDSSIVCLNEQIPNGVNNKIAIANNEKYAERKKEQSNGILPTNARSHRKDTKSKSCIFETKKYSHLEKKIFKELDYADFLKNNITISDKIYKKIIFKKCILRFALPLLLFLVLALSFILDKFCGYGLTYGLLKVIVLISPVVEVRQLSNISYLKHINDISKLYTKPASPALVHLYDILNRPSLKWFTKVLVKESGKNINYCVRYFLGFLIYFVPLFILGIILISAVFYYHKKVKKFERIKFRKK, from the exons atgatgaaagaaaaaattacattcttgttttttaaaaaaatttctatttttatccttttaagTTGGATATGTcatataaatacttatacg AGCAGGCATAACAAATCTTTCTTTGAATGCGACAAACACCTTAGTAAATTATATGCAAGGAATTATCGTttactagcaaaatataaacaggATAAGGATTCAAGTATTGTATGTTTAAATGAACAGATACCAAATGGAGTGAACAATAAAATTGCTATAgctaataatgaaaaatatgctgaaagaaaaaaagaacagtCAAATGGAATTTTACCAACTAATGCAAGAAGTCATAGAAAAGATACAAAAAGTAAATcttgtatatttgaaacaaaaaaatattcccatttggaaaaaaaaatattcaaagaacttgattatgcagattttcttaaaaacaacATAACAATTAGTGATaagatttataaaaaaataatatttaaaaaatgcatattacGATTTGCTTTACCTTTGTTACTCTTTTTGGTGTTAgcattatcatttatattagatAAATTTTGTGGATATGGGCTTACATATGGTTTGCTTAAAGTAATAGTTCTTATATCACCTGTCGTAGAAGTTAGACAACTAAGTAATATTTCATATCTTAAGCatattaatgatatttcaaaattatatacaaaaccTGCTTCTCCGGCCTTAGTGCATTTATATGACATTCTGAACAGACCGTCTTTAAAATGGTTCACAAAAGTTTTGGTAAAGGAAAGtggtaaaaatattaactattGTGTGCGATATTTTTTGGgatttctaatatattttgtgcCTTTATTCATATTAGGTATCATACTTATATCAGcggttttttattatcataaaaaagttaaaaagtTCGAAAGAATTAAGTTcaggaaaaagtaa
- the PmUG01_09010700 gene encoding fam-m protein: protein MLQKIKLSLFIKISTFILLILCIIDKPLDENCYFHRKLDIRNYRLLGKYKQDKDSTNVCLNEHSSNNKRNQKRDISNNKNDAYIKYKQSIKDLLNKEQYYTEIVDHNSSMFDGKHFHFQRRWIKKKDYDEFLGKNRKICDIALKKIKFKSYGFVVVLFFIFFLLGIGIPGLYGIESLNVSWNDIKSLDIWKYFKEPIENMVPDVIKPYINIISFSVLMIILSFILIVVIYKTLRNNEKYQQIKLMRE from the exons atgctacaaaaaattaagttatccctatttataaaaatttccacatttatccttttaataTTG TGTATAATTGATAAGCCTCTGGATGAGAACTGTTACTTTCACAGGAAACTAGATATAAGAAATTATCGATTAttaggaaaatataaacaggATAAAGATTCAACAAATGTGTGTTTAAATGAACACtcaagtaataataaaaggaaccaaaaaagagatatatctaataataaaaatgatgcctatataaaatacaaacaatcaattaaagatttattaaataaggaACAATACTATACTGAAATTGTGGATCATAATTCTAGTatgtttgatggaaaacatttcCATTTTCAAAGAAGGTGgattaagaaaaaagacTATGATGAATTTCTtggaaaaaacagaaaaatttgtgatatagctttaaaaaaaataaaatttaaaagttatGGATTTGTAGTAGttctgttttttatttttttcttgttggGAATAGGAATACCCGGATTATATGGAATAGAGTCTTTGAATGTTAGTTGGAATGATATTAAATCACTTGATATCTGGAAATATTTCAAAGAACCTATAGAAAATATGGTTCCAGATGTAATAAAGCcctatattaatataatatcatttagCGTACTTatgattatattatcatttatactTATAGTAGTGATTTATAAGAcattaagaaataatgaaaaatatcaaCAAATTAAGTTGATGAGAgaataa
- the PmUG01_09010500 gene encoding fam-m protein has product MTYIMEQKINSFLFYKISVFMILSWIYHIYCDTRTVNKFLDENWTPCRRLDTRNYRLLAKYKQNKDSNNLGLKGDKPFSGEENKETNKLYNRSPLNKAQYYTEVIDYDNAMFDGKHFHFERKLIKKKDYDDLLEKKRRTCDIALKKIKFRKYRYGAFMFFLFFLFAIGLPILQQFKYLKIAGDWIKSNLSLDPLWTAVESVLSGAKNHFFLISFLILMFILSVLLLIALYKILINNEKYNKIKLMSEFNE; this is encoded by the exons atgACCTATAtaatggaacaaaaaattaattctttcttattttataaaatttctgTGTTTATGATTTTAAGTTGgatttatcatatttattgTGATACa agaACTGTTAACAAATTTTTGGATGAGAATTGGACACCATGTAGAAGGTTAGATACAAGAAATTATCGTTTACTAGCTAAATATAAACAGAATAAGgattcaaataatttaggTTTGAAAGGGGATAAACCATTTAGTGGAGAAGAGAACAAAGAAACAAACAAACTATATAATAGAAGTCCATTAAATAAGGCACAATACTATACAGAAGTTATAGACTATGATAATGCAATGTTTGACGGTAAACACTTCCATTTTGAAAGAAAattgattaaaaaaaaagactatGATGATttacttgaaaaaaaaaggagaactTGTGAtatagctttaaaaaaaataaaattcagaaaatatagatatggagcttttatgtttttcctttttttcttgttcgCAATTGGACTGCCAATATTGCAACAATTTAAATACTTGAAAATTGCAGGGGATTGGATTAAATCTAATTTATCCTTAGATCCATTATGGACTGCAGTAGAAAGTGTCCTAAGTGGAGctaaaaatcatttttttctaatatcatttttaatattaatgtttATATTGTCCGTCTTACTTCTAATAGCGTTATATAAGatcttaataaataatgaaaaatataataaaattaagttaatgtccgaatttaatgaataa
- the PmUG01_09010600 gene encoding Plasmodium exported protein, unknown function codes for MKVKSKLLLFIKIGAFLILTWIYRFNSESSICKYLYEKDVIDEKLCTKNYRLLAKYKKEKCLNIAHEKKGIRYNGEYEKKHIYKNGRVSKGKIKLPRECTSHYSVGYNQVGENKSSVNNKVNNYSGKRTLDKIYYKNVLRYCTNSDFKFIKKYIQRKDSEFFVLFIVHLIVGVIYALLFGLFKYANAGVNQIIRNIVPIYILWIIILVGLFYICMKSIKYGKLLRIKSDMYYTKHLS; via the exons aTGAAAGTGAAATCTAAGCTactcttatttattaaaatcgGGGCATTTCTCATTTTAACATGGATATATCGTTTTAATAGTGAA agtagtatttgtaaatatttgtatgagAAGGACGTTATTgatgaaaaattatgtacaaaaaattatcgCTTACTAGCAAagtataaaaaggaaaagtgTTTAAATATAgcacatgaaaaaaaaggtattcGATATAATGGAGAATACGAaaagaaacatatatataagaatggAAGAGTGTccaaaggaaaaattaaacttCCAAGAGAATGTACCTCACATTATTCAGTAGGCTATAATCAAGTTGGGGAAAATAAATCTTCTGTAAACAATAAGGTAAATAACTATTCTGGGAAAAGAACGTtagacaaaatatattataaaaatgtacttaGGTATTGTACAAATTCTGATTTtaagtttataaaaaaatatatacaaagaaaagatagtgaattttttgttttatttattgtccATTTAATAGTTGGAGTAATATATGCACTATTGTTTGGTTTATTTAAGTATGCTAATGCAGGCGTAAATCAgattattagaaatattgtaccaatatatatattatggatTATTATTTTAGTAGGGCTTTTTTACATCTGCATGAAATCTATAAAATATGGAAAGTTATTACGTATAAAGAGTGATATGTATTATACGAAGCATCTTTCTTAA
- the PmUG01_09010300 gene encoding Plasmodium exported protein, unknown function, producing the protein MQVKYTNVRLFTKVFIFSCLIWTLKYFYEKTICDKSWNKELNRNNVLNVKFRRLLSSETVESVRDKFKLLKKKIINLEGESAEVFKKKTYVLQNNKHFHEDKKSPYSDSSSYDEFNYLMKNSEFDELGEFDFEPNLKQKSPTLEHFDNIQYNYQPKSLKKLHSKYDSNLHHFRPNNTYNSMNSEGVREANINYNKKQLINSIILFFLIHLIILIFCALIALVAT; encoded by the exons atgcaAGTGAAATACACAAATGTGCGCCTTTTTActaaagtttttattttttcttgtttaatatggacattaaaatatttttatgag AAAACTATCTGCGATAAATCATGGAACAAGGAATTGAACAGAAATAACGTATTAAATGTTAAATTTAGAAGATTATTAAGTAGTGAAACAGTAGAATCGGTGAGAGATAAAtttaaacttttaaaaaaaaaaataattaatttagaaGGAGAAAGCGCTgaagtatttaaaaaaaaaacatatgtattacagaataataaacattttcATGAAGATAAGAAATCACCATATAGTGATTCTTCTTCTTACGatgaatttaattatttaatgaaaaactCAGAATTTGATGAACTTGGAGAATTCGACTTTGAACctaatttaaaacaaaaatcaCCCACATTAGAACATTTTGATAATATTCAGTACAATTACCAACCcaaatctttaaaaaaattacactCAAAATATGACTCAAATTTACACCATTTTAGAccaaataatacatataattctATGAATTCAGAAGGTGTACGTGAAgctaatataaattacaataaaaaacaattaataaattctataattttattcttcctaattcatttaataattctgATATTCTGTGCCTTAATTGCATTAGTAGCTACATAA